GGCTGTTCGCCCATTAAAGCGGTACGCGAGCTGGGTTTAGAACGTCGTGAGACAGTTCGGTCCCTATCCGCTGTGCGCGTAGGAGTCTTGAGAAGGGCTGTCCCTAGTACGAGAGGACCGGGACGGACGAACCTCTGGTGTGCCAGTTGTTCTGCCAAGGGCATGGCTGGTTGGCTACGTTCGGGAGGGATAACCGCTGAAAGCATCTAAGCGGGAAGCCTGCTTCGAGATGAGGACTCCCACCCACTTGATGGGGTAAGGCTCCCAGTAGACGACTGGGTTGATAGGCCGGATATGGAAGCACGGTAACGTGTGGAGTTGACCGGTACTAATAGGCCGAGGGCTTGTCCTCAGTTGCTCGCGTCCACTGTGTTGGTTCTGAAACCACGAACAACCCCGCCCTGATGGGTGGTGCGGTTGTGTTTCATAGTGTTTCGGTGGTCATAGCGTGAGGGAAACGCCCGGTTACATTCCGAACCCGGAAGCTAAGCCTTACAGCGCCGATGGTACTGCAGGGGGGACCCTGTGGGAGAGTAGGACGCCGCCGAACAAATATTGAGAAAACCCCCGTGCCATTGGGCACGGGGGTTTTCTGCGTTTAGGGTCTGCGTATGCGCTATGACCTCGTCATCTTCGACAACGACGGTGTGCTCGTCGACAGCGAACCCATCTCCAATCGGCATCTGGCCGCCTATCTGACGGAGCTGGGGCACCCGACGACGTACGAGGACTCCATCCGGGACTACATGGGGTCCGCGATGCACCGGATCCATGAGGTGATCCTGGAGCGTTCGGGGCAGCGGCTGCCCGAGGACTTCGACGATGTCTTCCACGCGCGGGTGTTCACCGCCTTCGAGCGGGAGTTGACGGCGGTGAGCGGGGCCGGCGAGGTGCTGGAGAAGCTGGCCGCGGAGGGGGTGCCTTACTGCGTGGCCTCGTCCGGGAGCCATGAGCGGATCCGGGTGGGGCATCGGGCGACCGGGCTGGACCGGTGGTTCGACGACGAGCGGATCTTCAGCTCGCAGGATGTCGGGCGGGGGAAGCCGGCGCCCGATCTGTTCCTGTACGCGGCGGAGCGGATGGGGGTCGCACCGGAGCGCTGTGTGGTCGTCGAGGACAGTCCGCTCGGCGTGCGGGCCGCCGTGGCGGCGGGGATGGACGTGTACGGGTTCACCGCGATGACGCCGCCCGCGAAGCTGGCGGGGGCCAAGGGGCTGTTCTCGGAGATGGGAGAGCTGCTCGGGCTGCTCGGCTGAAGTTGAGGAGATTTCATCTTTGGCTGGATATACCCAGCGGTACGCCGGAGCCCTACGCTCGCCGCCATGACTGATGTGCTGCGGCGCGGCAGGGGCTCGTTGGCGGTCGCTTTCTTCACTCAGGGGGTCGCGTTCGCGCTGCTCGTCACGCGCATACCGGCGATCCAGGACCGTTACGGCGTGTCCGACGCGCTGTTGCCGGCGTTCCTGGCGGCCGTGCCGGTGCTGGCCGGGGTCGGAAGCGTGGGTACGGAGTGGCTGGTGCGGCGGGTGGCGCCCAGTGCGGTCCTCCGGTGGTCGCAGCCCGTCGTGCTCCTGGCCCTGCTGGGGGTGGGTGCGGGAGGCCGAATGGCCGAACTGGCGATCGCACTTGGGGTGTTCGGGCTGGCCGTCGGCGCGTTGGACGCCTCGATGAACATGCTCGGGGTGAGCCTGCAGCGATCGTACGGGCGCAGCATCATGCTCGGGTTTCACGCCGCGTACAGCCTGGGCGGGATTCTGGGGGCCTCGCTGGCGTGGGTGGGGGCGCACTGGGAGCTGGCGCTGGGCGTGTCGTATCTGCCGGTCGTGGCGGTGCTGTTGCCGCTGTGTCTGGTGGGGAGTCGGTGGTACGTCGATGGGGAAGTGAGCGCGGGTGCCGGGGCCGCGGGCAAGGGGGCTGGGGGCGGGGTCGGGTTCGGGGTGCTGTTGCCGCTGTGCCTGGTGATGACTTTCGCCTACATCGGGGACTCCACGGTGTCCAACTGGAGTGCGAAGTACCTGCAGGATGTGCTGGGGAGTTCCGAGCAGCTGGCGACGGTGCCGTACAACGTCTACATGGTCACCACGCTGCTGGGGCGGGCCCTGGGCGACTTCGGGGTGCGGCGGCTCGGGGCCGTGGCGGTCGTACGGGGTGGCGCGCTGGTCGCGGCCGTCGGGTTCGCGGTGGTGGCGGGGGCGCCCGGCGCGTGGGTGGGGATGCTCGGGTTCACGCTGCTGGGGCTCGGGCTGTGCGTGCTGGTGCCGCAGACGTTCGCGGCGGCGGGGCGGCTGTTCCCCGGGGCGTCCGACGCGGCGGTGGCGCGGCTGAACGTCTTCAACTACGTGGGGTTCCTCATCGGTTCGCCGTTGGTGGGGGCGTTGGGCGATGCGTGGAGTTACCGGGGGGCCATGCTCGTGCCGATGGTGTTGGTGCTGGTGACACTCGTGTACGCCCGGTCGTTCGCCGCTCAACCGGACCGATACGGTGGCGGGCATGAGCGGCCGCGCACAGCTGATGTGGGACGAGGCAGTAACGGGCTATGACTTCGGACCGGACCATCCGATGGATCCGGTCCGGCTGGCGTTGACCCGGAGACTGGTCGAGGCGTTCGGGCTCGATCGTGAGATGGAGGTCGTGGCGGCGAAGGCGGCGGGGGAGTCGACGCTGCGGCTGGTGCATCGGGAGGACTACATCGCGGCGGTGAAGGCCGCTTCGGCGGATCCGCGGGCGGCCGACCAGTCCTACGGGCTGGGGACGTTGGACGATCCTGCGTTCGCCGGGATGCACGAGGTGTCGGCGCTCATCGCCGGGCAGTCGGTGGGGGCGGCGGAGGCCGTGTGGCGGGGCGAGGCGCTGCACGCGGTGAACTTCGCGGGCGGCCTGCACCACGCGATGCCGGCGGGTGCTTCGGGGTTCTGCATCTACAACGACGCCTCGCTGGCCATCGCGCGCCTGCTGGAGCTGGGGGCCGAGCGGGTCGCCTATGTGGACGTCGACGTGCATCACGGGGACGGTGTGCAGGCGGCGTTCTGGGAGGATCCGCGGGTCCTGACGATCTCGTTGCACGAGCATCCCCGGACGTTGTTCCCGCAGACCGGGTGGCCGGAGGAGACGGGAGCGGAGGGGGCCGCGGCGGGGTCGGCGGTGAATGTGGCCCTGCCCGCGGGGACGGGGGACGCCGGCTGGTTGCGGGCGTTCCACGCGGTGGTGCCGGAGCTTGTCGCCGGGTTCCGGCCGCAGGTGCTGGTGACCCAGCACGGCGCCGACACCCACTTCGAGGATCCGCTGGCGCATCTGGCGGTCTCTCTGGACGCGCAGCGGGCTGTGCAGGTGGCCTGTCACGAACTGGCGCACGAGTACGCCGAGGGGCGTTGGGTGGCGCTGGGTGGTGGCGGGTACGCGGTGGTGGACGTGGTGCCGCGGTCCTGGACCCACCTGGTGGGGGTCGTGGCGGGCCGGGAGGTGGCGCCCGAGGCGATGATTCCGGAGGGGTGGCGGCAGGAGGTCTACGCCCGGACCCGGCAGTTGGCGCCGGCGCGGATGACCGACGGGCGGTGGCCGCTCGCGTGGGGGGACTGGGAGGCGGGGTACGACCCCGCGGACCGGGTGGACCAGGCCGTGCTGGCCACGCGGCGGGCCGTGTTCCCGTTGCGGGGCTTGCTGGCGTAGGGGCGGCTGCGGGCGGCCGTCCGGGACACGGAGGGGTGCGGGGCGGCCGTCCGGGACGGACGGCTGCGGTGCAGCGGTCCGGAACGAGGGGCTGCGGGCGGCTGTGCGGGACGGACGGCTGCGGTGCAGCGGTCCGGAACGAGGGGCTGCGGGCGGCTGTGCGGGACGGACGGCTGCGGTGCAGCGGTCCGGAACGAGGGGCTGCGGGCGGCTGTGCGGGACGGACGGCTGCGGTGCAGCGGTCCGGAACGAGGGGCTGCGGGCGGCTGTGCGGGACGGACGGCTGCGGTGCAGCGGTCCGGAACGAGGGGCTGCGGGCGGCTGTGCGGGACGGACGGCTGCGGTGCAGCGGTCCGGAACGAGGGGCTGCGGGCGGCTGTGCGGGACGGACGGCTGCGGTGCAGCGGTCCGGAACGAGGGGCTGCGGGCGGCTGTGCGGGACGGACGGCTGCGGTGCAGCGGTCCGGAACGAGGGGCTGCGGGCGGCTGTGCGGGACGGACGGCTGCGGTGCAGCGGTCCGGAACGAGGGGCTGCGGGCGGCTGTGCGGGACGGACGGCTGCGGTGCAGCGGTCCGGAACGAGGGGCTGCGGGCGGCTGTGCGGAGCGAAGGGCTGCGGGCGGATGTCCGGGGACGCACGGCTGCGGGCGGCTGACGAGGTCGGGCGGATGTCCGGGTCCCCCGCCGTTACGCCAACCGAGCACCCTTCCTCCGTTCCCGCCCCACCCTCCGCCCACGATCCGTCACCATCCCCCCATGCTCACTTCCACCTCCCTCCGCGCCCACCTCCTGGCCGTACGGCTGGCCGGGACGGTGGCCACCTCGCGGGAAGAGAGCCTGCGCAGTTACCGGGCCTTCGCGGCTCGCGATCCTCGGCTGTTGATCGGGATTGACCCCGAAGGAGCGTGGAGCGAGCGGGATGTGATCGGGTTGATGGCGGACAAGTGCGGGGTATCTGCTGATCCGAGGTGCGTTTCCGGTCAGGATGTGATTGACCCGGAACTGACGCTCGCCGCGCTGGACGCGTTCTCGGCGCGGCTGGCCGTGGTCGCGCAGCGTGGTGCGCCGGTGCTGCTCGGGACCGGCCACCCGCACCGACTGCTCGGTTTCTACGGCGCGTTGGCGGACGCCTTGTCGGCGGCCGGATGTGCCGTCCTCACCCCGGCGAAGGGTCGCTCTGTCGACATAACGACTAGGTTCGGCCTACGCACGCACAACCTCGATTACGTACGAGGCGTCGCGATGGTGCGGGAACCCGGCGCGCCCGGCCCCGGTCGTGCGACCGGCGCACACACCCATTCCCCCTTGCCGGTTCGTACCGTTCTGGCCGCTGCCGCGGAGGCCGGCGGACCCCTCCCGGAGCTGGTCATCGGCGACCACGGTTGGGTCTGCGGCGCAGGTCAGCTGGGGTTCGAAGCCATCGGTCTGGCGGACACGGACGACCCGGCGCCGTTCGTCGGGGAGGCCGAGGGGCGCGTGTCGGTGGTCGTTCCACTTGATGACGCTGTGCGGTCTGATTACTACCGGCCGCTTACCCGCTACGTACTCAATCGGGCGTGTCTGTCACAGTAGGCCGCCGATAGGTGCACCTCTTCCCCACTCGCATCACCCGCCCCTAGTCTGGGGAGTGAGCACGCAGCGACGAAGAGTCACCGGAAGGGGAAGCCGGTGGCCGTCGAGTCGAGTGCGGAAGGTTCAGGTGTGTCATGGCTGCAGCTGGAGATCAGAGGCCTCTGAGCGAGGTTCAGTTCCTTACCGTGGCGGAGGTCGCCGCGGTGATGCGAGTGTCGAAGATGACCGTGTACCGCTTGGTGCACAGCGGTCATCTGCCCGCGATCCGGGTGGGGCGGTCCTTCCGCGTCCCCGAGAACGCGGTTCACGAGTACCTCCGCGACAGCTATGTGGGGGTGGAAACAGCCTGACGGCCGGCGCGGGGAGATCGGTACAGGGCACTTTCGATCTCCCCGTGCACCTCGATTACGACCTCAGCGCTCGGGCGGGTAGGCTAGCCCCTCGTAGGTCGTGTGGGCCCATGGCGCCCAAACACCGAGTGATGAGAAGTGAGCGAGGGTAGTCGTGGGCTCTGTTATCAAGAAGCGGCGCAAGCGGATGGCCAAGAAGAAGCACCGCAAGCTGCTCAAGCGCACGCGCGTTCAGCGTCGTAACAAGAAGTAACGACGCACCGCAACGCCGCGAGAGCGTGGCTGTGGCCCCCCATCCCGTGCGGTGGGGGGCCACACGCATATCCCGGGGGATATCCCGGTGGAACGGGCCGCGCGCACAGGACGGCTCGGCGGACGGGACACTCGGTCGTACGAGCGTGGCTTGCCGTCACTTCGCGCAGTGGGCGGTCATCACAGCGCGACGACCAACCGCTAAGTTGGCCGCAGACGGGGAACTCGGCAGCGGTACGAGGGCTGGAAGGAAGGCGCGGATCGTGGGCAAGGTCGTGCTCGTGACCGGAGTGGCCCGTCAGCTGGGGGGCCGGTTCGTACGACGGATCCAGCGGGACCCGGAGGTCGACCGCGTCGTCGCCGTGGACGCGGTACCGCCCGAGCACCACCTGGGCGGCGCGGACTTCATCCGGGCCGACATCCGCCAGCCCGCCATCGCCCGTGTGCTGGCCGAGACGGCCGCCGACACGGTCGTGC
This region of Streptomyces chromofuscus genomic DNA includes:
- a CDS encoding HAD family hydrolase, with the translated sequence MRYDLVIFDNDGVLVDSEPISNRHLAAYLTELGHPTTYEDSIRDYMGSAMHRIHEVILERSGQRLPEDFDDVFHARVFTAFERELTAVSGAGEVLEKLAAEGVPYCVASSGSHERIRVGHRATGLDRWFDDERIFSSQDVGRGKPAPDLFLYAAERMGVAPERCVVVEDSPLGVRAAVAAGMDVYGFTAMTPPAKLAGAKGLFSEMGELLGLLG
- a CDS encoding MFS transporter, which codes for MTDVLRRGRGSLAVAFFTQGVAFALLVTRIPAIQDRYGVSDALLPAFLAAVPVLAGVGSVGTEWLVRRVAPSAVLRWSQPVVLLALLGVGAGGRMAELAIALGVFGLAVGALDASMNMLGVSLQRSYGRSIMLGFHAAYSLGGILGASLAWVGAHWELALGVSYLPVVAVLLPLCLVGSRWYVDGEVSAGAGAAGKGAGGGVGFGVLLPLCLVMTFAYIGDSTVSNWSAKYLQDVLGSSEQLATVPYNVYMVTTLLGRALGDFGVRRLGAVAVVRGGALVAAVGFAVVAGAPGAWVGMLGFTLLGLGLCVLVPQTFAAAGRLFPGASDAAVARLNVFNYVGFLIGSPLVGALGDAWSYRGAMLVPMVLVLVTLVYARSFAAQPDRYGGGHERPRTADVGRGSNGL
- a CDS encoding acetoin utilization protein AcuC, producing the protein MSGRAQLMWDEAVTGYDFGPDHPMDPVRLALTRRLVEAFGLDREMEVVAAKAAGESTLRLVHREDYIAAVKAASADPRAADQSYGLGTLDDPAFAGMHEVSALIAGQSVGAAEAVWRGEALHAVNFAGGLHHAMPAGASGFCIYNDASLAIARLLELGAERVAYVDVDVHHGDGVQAAFWEDPRVLTISLHEHPRTLFPQTGWPEETGAEGAAAGSAVNVALPAGTGDAGWLRAFHAVVPELVAGFRPQVLVTQHGADTHFEDPLAHLAVSLDAQRAVQVACHELAHEYAEGRWVALGGGGYAVVDVVPRSWTHLVGVVAGREVAPEAMIPEGWRQEVYARTRQLAPARMTDGRWPLAWGDWEAGYDPADRVDQAVLATRRAVFPLRGLLA
- a CDS encoding phosphatase, giving the protein MLTSTSLRAHLLAVRLAGTVATSREESLRSYRAFAARDPRLLIGIDPEGAWSERDVIGLMADKCGVSADPRCVSGQDVIDPELTLAALDAFSARLAVVAQRGAPVLLGTGHPHRLLGFYGALADALSAAGCAVLTPAKGRSVDITTRFGLRTHNLDYVRGVAMVREPGAPGPGRATGAHTHSPLPVRTVLAAAAEAGGPLPELVIGDHGWVCGAGQLGFEAIGLADTDDPAPFVGEAEGRVSVVVPLDDAVRSDYYRPLTRYVLNRACLSQ
- a CDS encoding helix-turn-helix domain-containing protein encodes the protein MAAAGDQRPLSEVQFLTVAEVAAVMRVSKMTVYRLVHSGHLPAIRVGRSFRVPENAVHEYLRDSYVGVETA
- a CDS encoding 30S ribosomal protein bS22 translates to MGSVIKKRRKRMAKKKHRKLLKRTRVQRRNKK